From the genome of Nitrosopumilus sp., one region includes:
- a CDS encoding transcriptional regulator: MIPLQQHLEEFGMRNCPLEISLRIIGKKFTIHIIRNMILLKQTRFNEFLNSMEGISTKTLSVRLREMEDAGLITRNIIEKRPLRVEYHLTEKGKALAPVMIQMANFSMRWESKKVFKNEEPSTIKETFGTERLAKVWD, translated from the coding sequence ATGATACCATTGCAGCAGCATCTGGAAGAATTTGGTATGAGAAACTGTCCCCTTGAGATCAGTCTGAGGATTATCGGAAAAAAATTTACAATACATATCATAAGAAACATGATTTTGCTAAAGCAAACAAGATTCAATGAATTTCTAAATTCAATGGAGGGTATCAGTACCAAGACACTATCAGTAAGACTTCGAGAGATGGAGGATGCAGGACTGATAACTCGTAATATCATTGAGAAAAGACCCCTAAGGGTGGAATATCACCTAACCGAGAAGGGCAAAGCGCTGGCTCCGGTCATGATACAGATGGCAAATTTTTCAATGCGTTGGGAATCAAAAAAAGTATTCAAAAATGAAGAGCCGTCAACTATCAAGGAGACATTTGGCACTGAAAGACTGGCCAAAGTTTGGGATTAA
- a CDS encoding serpin family protein, translating to MKIKSKKFTLTVLGIAAVSVVLGGLYLFSDVTPEILENDNYLKNEMSGDKDFVFAFYSEIAEKNKQSNIFFSPLSISTAFSMAYEGAKENTASEMLQVFGFESDDAKRQKAISELLSRFNHKDDWYNLQVANALWVKDGYEIKQGYLDTAKTHYSSTVDNVDFVTDDGINQINSWVKENTNEKIQDILAPGSTDDSTRMVITNAVYFKGKWSSEFNPRNTSEKPFWTDKDNSVTVSMMKQPVDIYNYAKTENLQALELNYLGGDISMVVLLPKDRDGIQSLENFMDKEKLNAIKDGMTRQPITVEIPKFEFETEYNLITSLQSLGLHDAFDESNADFQGITDEQVYVEQASHKAFVNVNEKGTEAAAVTALVMRATSGPPEPVGEFVADHPFMFIIQEKETGEILFIGRIMDPTA from the coding sequence TTGAAGATTAAAAGTAAAAAATTTACATTAACCGTTTTGGGAATTGCCGCAGTTTCTGTTGTACTTGGCGGATTGTATCTGTTTTCTGATGTAACACCGGAGATTCTTGAAAACGACAATTATTTAAAAAATGAAATGAGTGGAGACAAGGATTTTGTCTTTGCATTTTATTCGGAGATTGCAGAGAAGAACAAACAGTCAAACATATTCTTCTCACCTCTTAGCATCTCCACTGCATTTTCTATGGCATACGAAGGAGCAAAGGAAAATACCGCATCAGAGATGCTGCAGGTATTTGGCTTTGAATCAGATGATGCAAAACGTCAAAAGGCAATCTCAGAGTTGCTGTCACGGTTCAACCACAAAGATGACTGGTACAATCTGCAGGTCGCAAATGCGTTGTGGGTAAAAGACGGATACGAGATAAAACAAGGCTATCTGGATACTGCAAAGACGCACTATTCCAGCACCGTTGACAATGTGGATTTTGTAACTGATGATGGCATAAATCAGATAAACAGTTGGGTGAAAGAGAATACAAACGAGAAGATACAGGACATACTTGCGCCAGGATCAACTGATGATTCGACACGGATGGTAATCACAAATGCCGTTTATTTCAAGGGAAAATGGTCCTCAGAGTTTAATCCAAGAAACACAAGTGAGAAACCGTTTTGGACAGACAAGGATAACTCAGTAACGGTTTCCATGATGAAGCAGCCTGTTGACATTTACAACTATGCAAAGACTGAGAACCTTCAGGCACTTGAGCTAAACTATCTTGGAGGGGACATTTCCATGGTTGTGTTATTGCCAAAAGACCGAGACGGAATTCAATCCCTTGAAAATTTCATGGACAAGGAAAAACTTAACGCAATCAAAGACGGCATGACAAGGCAACCCATTACAGTGGAAATTCCAAAGTTTGAGTTTGAGACAGAATACAATCTCATAACATCACTGCAAAGTCTCGGATTGCATGATGCATTTGATGAAAGCAATGCCGATTTCCAAGGAATAACAGACGAGCAAGTATACGTTGAACAGGCATCACACAAGGCATTTGTAAACGTAAATGAAAAGGGAACAGAGGCTGCCGCAGTTACGGCACTTGTCATGAGAGCGACAAGCGGACCGCCAGAACCGGTAGGAGAATTTGTTGCAGATCATCCATTTATGTTCATCATACAGGAAAAAGAGACAGGAGAGATTCTGTTTATTGGAAGAATAATGGATCCAACGGCATAG
- the cas1 gene encoding CRISPR-associated endonuclease Cas1 codes for MNPLLITGFGTSINVDKRKLIITNRLKNTKLEFYPHKISHDGIIIDGHIGNITFEAMRWLSKHNINLTLLNWNGQLLANVMPEQPKSGKLRVKQYQKYLDSTDRFEIALKIVQVKVEQSLNLLEELSRFYESVEFTKIRKATEKEDLFLLGIMKNNENQNISKSIKQLMTYEGRIARIYHDNLNVIFNQLNPEFNFTGRKNNTNSRNYNASDEINALLNYGYAILESEIRKNINGVGLDYSIGFLHEINQSRTPLVYDIQKLFRWLIDVSVIQLLEEKKIKKSDFIITENYHTRLGENIAKLLIEKINSNFNVRYNYKNGKNYSYQVILQDNLQRLSNFVVEKKNEFYFVIPKFKLSRKDNLELREKILNMTSDERKQFGINKSTLWYIKKNLTDGKNLKIYEKIHVKIYTV; via the coding sequence TTGAATCCATTACTTATCACAGGGTTTGGAACATCAATCAATGTAGACAAGAGAAAGCTGATAATTACAAACAGATTAAAAAACACTAAACTGGAATTTTACCCCCACAAGATAAGCCATGACGGAATCATTATTGACGGTCATATTGGTAACATTACTTTTGAGGCAATGAGGTGGCTATCCAAACACAACATCAATCTCACATTGCTTAACTGGAACGGCCAGTTACTGGCAAACGTCATGCCTGAGCAGCCAAAATCAGGCAAATTACGCGTAAAACAGTACCAAAAGTACCTTGATTCTACAGATAGATTTGAGATTGCCTTGAAAATTGTACAGGTCAAGGTAGAACAATCTTTGAATTTACTGGAAGAATTATCCAGATTCTATGAGTCTGTAGAATTTACAAAAATTAGGAAAGCCACAGAAAAGGAAGATTTGTTTTTGTTAGGTATCATGAAGAACAATGAGAATCAAAACATTTCAAAATCAATTAAACAACTGATGACATACGAGGGAAGAATCGCTAGAATCTATCATGATAATCTGAATGTAATTTTCAATCAGTTAAATCCAGAGTTTAATTTCACAGGAAGAAAGAACAATACAAATTCCAGAAACTATAATGCATCTGATGAGATCAATGCATTGTTGAATTATGGTTATGCCATACTGGAATCAGAAATTAGAAAAAATATCAATGGAGTTGGTCTTGATTATTCCATTGGATTCTTGCACGAGATTAATCAGAGCAGAACACCGCTAGTCTATGACATTCAGAAATTATTCAGATGGCTCATTGATGTGTCAGTGATACAATTACTGGAAGAAAAGAAGATCAAGAAATCTGATTTTATAATTACCGAAAACTATCATACTAGGTTAGGGGAGAATATTGCAAAATTACTCATTGAGAAAATTAACTCAAACTTTAATGTTAGATACAATTACAAGAATGGTAAAAATTATTCCTATCAGGTTATTTTACAAGATAATTTACAACGACTATCTAATTTCGTTGTAGAAAAAAAGAATGAATTTTATTTTGTTATTCCTAAGTTCAAACTATCTAGAAAGGATAATCTGGAATTAAGAGAGAAGATTTTGAATATGACTTCTGACGAAAGAAAACAATTTGGAATTAACAAATCTACATTGTGGTATATCAAAAAAAATCTGACAGATGGAAAAAATCTTAAGATTTATGAAAAAATTCATGTAAAAATATATACTGTATAA
- a CDS encoding YjzC family protein gives MTKYRTGEEAPESGIYEYAGPTETGATCAPTSEERQIPLFKGETFPPVKSCDKDGGAFWKKK, from the coding sequence ATGACAAAATACAGGACAGGAGAAGAAGCCCCAGAATCCGGAATTTATGAGTATGCCGGGCCTACTGAAACAGGAGCAACATGCGCACCAACTTCAGAAGAAAGACAAATACCGCTATTCAAAGGTGAAACATTCCCACCAGTCAAATCTTGTGATAAAGATGGCGGAGCTTTTTGGAAAAAGAAGTAA